DNA sequence from the Bactrocera neohumeralis isolate Rockhampton unplaced genomic scaffold, APGP_CSIRO_Bneo_wtdbg2-racon-allhic-juicebox.fasta_v2 ctg195_1, whole genome shotgun sequence genome:
tttgatctgtaggaatttaaaaataaaaactcaagattgtagtgtattttcaatggaaaatttttacaggccttggtccagttcttaatgtcaatgttaagggctaaaatttttagggaatttttttttagggtatttccaaggaaatttcgtgacgggactaaaaaaaattaatagttaaaaacaaaaaacaccctaatatacatacatatttacaaatgaacACAAATATTGACGTCCGCTTTGAATATTTGGtgaggaaatattttatttaatcgtGAAAGCGGACAGTTTGTGACAAGACGTTCCTATTTCGTGTAAGATTTCATCttgaatatatatttgattGAAGTTATTGATACAGAATTAAATTTGGCTTTTTTTATGAGCGATTGGTGAGAGGTAACAAGAGAATGGGAAGACAAGATCTTTTGGACTGCTTATTAAAATCCATTTCAAGAATTTTGGTGTACTGCCAACATGCTTATTTTGAAAAGGCTAAGCAGGAGGAAGTGAAAGTTCGTGCTGAAAAGTTGGACGTTTACTACGCACGATTTGTAGATGCACATGAGAAGCAGTTGGATCAGGACACTATACAAGCCGGTGCATATGACGACATTGCAGCTTTAGTGGAGCTGCGCTATTTTACAGCACAAGCCATGTTGTTTACAAAGATCAAGGAACTAGCACCAGCACCGACTGTACTTGATAAGCAACCCATGTCGGTACAAGTAAATATGCCTGATCAAAaacatgatttaaaaaatacgtGGGGTAACTTTGATGGCGTATTAACGATGCGGCCTGGGTTTCGTGATCGGTTTTCTGCTGCTAtacatgaaaataataatgtttcaCCAGCTTTTAAATTCTCTTACTTACAAAAGTCGCTGGTTGGTAGAGCTGCACAAACTCAAGGTGAATGACAGCTTACCGATGATAATTATATAGAGGCTTGGGATCGACTCAATCAGTTATATGACCGCAAGTATCATTTACGACAGTTTATTCGTTTGCCAATTATAGGAGGGGTACCGCGAGCTCATGAGCTTCAGCGTATGTCCATTTAACATATGAGTGTTGCGACAACTACGAGCACAGGAAATCCCGGTCGATGCTTGCGATATGATTATTGTTCATATGTTGCATGAAAGGCTAGATCCAGATACGAGTAGGCAGTGGGAATTACAACGAGACACAGAGACTCCCACAGCCAAGCAAATGTTAGAATTCTTGGATCTCCAAGCTGCAGCTTGTCCAGGGCAGGCAAAACATAATAGCTTGCTTTTTTCAAAGAGAGAGATTGCAAAACAAGCCCCAACTCTTAAGATTGAAGAACCTCATCGCAGGCGAAAATTAAAGGGAAAATGTGAAGCAACAAGCGCCAAGCGGCATCGTAATTTAGGAGTTGGATATGCCCATCCTGTGCAATCAAAAATTTGCAGAGGACCTGGTTACCACcaataaagaaattaagaaaGACGACATGCAGATGAGCATGTTAGACAAGCAagaacaattattaaaaaaacgtaAATCACTAAGTGGTATAAAAAAGGATCACAAGGCAACtgagaatgaaaaaaattccaatgtAGACTATTCTAagacttttattttcaatttagatTCGAAGCCTGCCCTGTTGCTAACTATATCTGTAAGACTGGAAGCAAATGATCAGATTTTCGGACCAGTACGAGCACTACTAGACTGTGGAGCACAACCAAACTTTATAGCCGCTAGTCTCGTTGAAAAGTATCAGTTGCCGTTTTTAATACGCTtctattagcttcacttgtatgtatgcatatatgtatgtttgtttgtaacttttttcagtggTACTGAAACccagaatatttgagcgacactgtaggaaggcgatGGTTGATTGATTaatatgaggaatgcaccgcgacctttggtctattgtgccctctcctaacttacatagactcacctagccccagcgcatcgatgaagttcaatagacttctgggcgctagtgaggctatgcgatccctatccggaaGCATTGATCCGAGGGCCttagtcctgcgtctacagacagctgtgcagtcaatcagcaggtgctccggggtttcaggctccaagtcgcagaaccggcagttaatgcaagaggataggcccatgttgtacaggtgcctattcaacttgcagtggccggtgtgccatgcgaccagtagcctgagcTTGTTCCTGGGGAGGTTTATTAAAACCTTGAACCTGCTTAGATTGTATCCTCCCATTAGCACCTTGGCATGTCTCATACCACGCGTTTGCCGCCAATGCTCCTCTctgcccactccttcttccctgcgaagtagctcctttatggtatgtggacctaccccaataaagggttctggtcccaccatcttggtggaggctgcggagcgggctagCTCATCCGCCAGCTCATTACCGGCAATACCTCTGTGACCAGGAacccagattaggtgtacctGGTTACGTTCTGCAAGGCTGTTCAGCCTCTCCCTACACTCCtgcactaatagcgatttgatttcgtaagaagagatcgcttttagcgctatcgctgagaatggctattctctcattgcgatagttgcgatggaggtttatttctatacaccgacttatggcaaaaacttctgcctggaaaatgcttggGAACTCTCCGATGGGTATGGAGAGCTTAGTGTGTGGGCCCGCGATCCCCGCACCgattccctccgacattttcgatccgtcggtgtaccaccttaGCGTACTATTCCTCTGCATCAGTTCGAGGTTGGAATCATTCCACTCGTCTTTGCTgccgagggtgaccttaaacttcttcttgaagttaactgttttggtagtgctgtccctcgggaggagggctgatggtacatcgccacttatcttttccatcctctgggacgagattaccctAAATTTACCCcacccctctgccgttatttgcagaattgTGTGCTTGGCTACCTGACCGATAACCAAATCAAGCGGAGTAAGCTCCGTCAGAACCTCCAGTGCTGCCGTTGGACAggtgcgcattgcgcccgtcatgcagacacaggctagccgctGCAGCATCGATAGCTTGGTCTTaaccgaagtctgcgacgctattgaggcccaggccaccgccccgtatgtgattattggtcgcactatcatggtgtacaaccatctgaggatccttggcttacagcctCAGGACTTGCCCGCCAGCAGGTTGCACaccattaaagcttttgttgcctTGACCAGGGTCAGGTTTACATGCTGATTCCACCGCAATGTAGAGTCTAGCATTAACCCTAGGTATTTGACACTTCCGGTCATTCCTATCTCTCTGCCCCCAAGTGTAAGATTCCTGAGACCGGGTAaggacctgcgtctcgtaaacgggacTACGGTCGTCTTGGAGGGATTTAATGTGGGGGAGGGGGGAGGGGGGAATgtgctgccacattccttttctccagtgccttgGCTACACTTTTATGAGACttgttgtcaaaggcaccttcgatgtccaagaACGCGCAACGCATCACCTCTCCATGctccagtgaactctctatTTCAGAGGTTatctggtacagagcagtgttaGTGGATCTACCCGCTCTGTAGGCGTGCTGAGCCGCATGCAGGGGTGCTCTCTTCAGCACTGTCGACCTTATTTCATGGTCCACGATCTTCTCCATGGTTTTTAGTAGGAAAGACGTTAGACTGATTGGCCTGAAGGATTTCGCCAATGAGTAGTCTTTCCTACCCACCTTGGGTATGAAGATTACCTTCGATGTCCTCCATACTTCAGGGATGTACGCCAATGCGAGGCTTTCCCTCAGCAGCCGAATCAGGTGAGGCAGTAAATGCTGCTCCCCCTGTTGTAACAGCGCTGGAAAAATACCATCCactcccggagacttgaatctCTCAAACGAGGCCATTGCCCACCGGATCGAGCCCGCCGTAAAAAGCCGTTTGTGTCTGCGTACTTTTTTCCGGAGGTCTGATAGTTTCCTGTACCACCAGGGACTGTTTCGCCTGTCTGTGGTCACTTGTAGGGGGCAGCTGCCATGATAAGCGTTAATGACAGACTCGTTTAGCTTAGATAGGCTAATCTCCAAGCCTGGGCCTGACACGCTGCTATCGGTCTGCTCCCCCCTGCCCAATTCCTCACCTAGTATAACCCTGAAGGCATCCCAGTTCGCCTTCCGAGGGTTGCGTCTGGGGGGGAGTTTCCTGACCTCTGCCTTTAGCGTGAACCTTAAAATCCTGTGGTCTGATATGGAGGGCTCCGTAGAGACTCTCCATTGCGAGACCAATCCATTTGCAGGCTCATTGCTCAAGGTGAGGTCCAGTACCTCCCTCCTGTTAATAGTTACGAAAGTGGGTTCACACCCAACGTTTTCAATCGCCAAATTACTGCCTACAACATATTCTAATAGGGACTCACCTCTCGCGTTGCAGTCGGTGCTGCCCCATTCTGTGTGGTGAGCGTTCGCATCGCAGCCGATGATGAGGGGGAGCTTGTGCCGTTTGCAGTGCTTTACCAGCCTTTTCACCGCCTCCGGGGGTGCCGTTGCTGTCTCTCCCGGAAAGTATGCTGAGGCCAGTACGAAGTCTTTGCCCTCATTATCCCTGGCCTGTACCGCCACCAAGTCCTGTGTCAGAAACtctgaaatgcaaaagaaatcaatattGCTTCTGACAACTATACACGTCCTAGGCCTCTTGCTAGAGAGGTCCCAGATTACCTTATTTGCCAGTTTCTCCGCAGTGAACCTGCTTGTAATGACAGCTGAGGCTGCCGCCGCATGATGCAGGTTCACTTGGGCAATTTCCATGACGTCGGCCATCATAGAATGGGCTCGAGGAGAGAGAGGTCCTCTACCCCGCCGACAACCGCACTGCTGTCCATTGGGCCTCCTAGTCCGTCTAGGAGCTCCTGCGTTGAGGGTAGCTCCGTGTTCCGGCCATCTGCGGGGACGTCAGTGGTCGTTGCTGGCCCTACCTGTCCGGACTTGCTCCCGCAGGGCTGCTCCGACAACTCGTCCACCTCCATTTTTGTTTCCTCCGGGGTGGACTCCGGCACTGCCTGGTTGTCGACGCCCTTGTCCTGTAGAGTTTTAGCTTCCTTGCTCGCAGTGTCAGCAGACTTGTAGGGCCGCATGACGACCGTGCTATATCTGTAGAACAGGCGGAAGCTCGCGGCCCGGACATACTTATATGACTCATCGTTGATGTAAAGGTGTAACCTCCATCCCTCAATGTCACCTAGCTTCTCCTTTTTGCTGCCTGCAACACACCAGGACGAGATACTGAGTCCCCGGTTCTGGTTCCTCACCAGGTTCAGGGCGTGCTCGTATGTCCTGTCCCCGCTTTGAGGGAGGAACATCGTCATGCTGTGCATGATTGGCACATCTTCCACCCTCTTCACGCAGAGGACAGGGCCCGTCCAGCCTCCCAGCTTTGGAGCGTGTTCCCTCAGCCAGTCGGCGGACGACTCGTCCAGGCAGTCTACCTGCATCATACCTCCCCTGAAGTCGATGCCCAGGAAGGACGCCGTGTAGTCCTCTCATTCGGACGCCTCGTCTATCAGGATGTCCTGGAGCACGGTGAGCTCATCCGGTTTCAGCGACTCCGCCGGGTATTTGACAGGCAGGACAGCCATGCGGACGTTTCTGACAGCATCCGCATATCCGCGCCGCCCTTCCTCCACCCGGTGAGGAGCCGGTCTATATGGTTGGCCCCCGGCTGCCTTTGTATCCGTGCCTCGCACCCTTTTGGATAGGGGGGGCTCCTGCGACGTGATTTGGCCGCTCTTCCTTTTTCCGGCTTGGGCGTACGTGCCCGCGGGCAGTGCCCTGCTGTCGCCCCGCCTTACGTTCCGAGCTGGGCTGACCTGGCCACGGTTGCTGATACCGCTGCCTTGCGCGCTAACTGGCACGTTGCTGTTGTTACCCATTGCCGGAGACGCGTCCTTAGTTTCTGCTGCAGCGGCACCAGGCGTTGCCGCCAGGTGCGCTCCGCTGCAAGAGGGCACGTCGTCATCATCCTTCCTGGCGTGCTCCTCAAACAGCGAACGCTCCTCTGGCGTAAGAGCGTCGAGGAAGCTAAACTTTCGCCTAGCCCCTCGACCCCCCTTACCTTCCGCCTCGATCTCCTTCTTATTTTCCGCTATCGTTGTCCTATGTCGTTGCCCTTGTCCGTCATCAAGTCCtttgtttatgtttgttttgttgttgttgctattcatCCTGTTCTTTCGACCCTTGGCTCAAACAGGGTGAGCTATCGGGTCTATGTTCTTTATGGGGAACTGGAAGGTCCGCcacgccagagccccttgacgcggtaaggccaccgttacttcccaattcgtcccggtgttgggaaggctccgttAGAATACAGCCACATtaacctcctggctgcaaagttccaatgggcacgggagtcgcataacaccctggattaggagatGGTAGCTCTTGGTTAGCGCACGCATGCGGCATCCGACATCCCGCGTGGTCCGTGCTTAACAGCACCAACCGCACAGGATTGGAGGCGCCGGTTATGCCTTGCGCCTAAGCCCCTGCACCgcgacaaggtgcctaccattcgcagaaGAAGGCGAGagtaagtttaagcagctcaccaaagAGATgggcttaaaagtatgcaacatctatataaaactagttttggtgacatttgaatagcatatgtatatactgatatatatgtatatccttaaagaaagtatattttgtataggtatatgtatatataaccgcgcaacagaagaaataatatcaaataatgcaaaacatgtgacttttaggtaataaaaaattagtatttataatagaatttttgtagtaaaaaaattcagatactaGTTTTCAAAACGCCTCCGAAAAGCAACTGCAATGGAAAACtccttatttttaaactttggctgtcacgtcgatatgagcttttcaaaaattgttaccgaatctaatggcggagaatacgatttaagttatatgcgtttatatttcataatattggtaaatctcataaaagaaaataagaattcgtaaaaatttaaaatgcacaAAGAAATATTCTACCTACCTAATATTTGAACCCCTCTActtgaaaaaatggaaaatgagacAATCCACCTATCTAATTTACCTATTTTCCGGGTCGACCACTTGAATTATAAGTGTTAGTCAAGAACAATAGAAATGGATTAAGCAAAGTTTGTACCGTTACTTTTTTGGTTCCCGCGGAAAATAAgaattcgtaaaaatttaaaatacagagAGAAATATTCTACCTAACTAATATCTGAActgattttaacaaatttgggttCACTGCCCGCTTTACTTACCGCTTTATGTGCGCTTTATgtgttcgaaataaaaaaaaacctttcgtTGTGCGCCACTTGCTGGTATATTCAATTTCACAATAAGAGTGAACCACTCGATTAGTGGgggtttcctttttttgtttacaatataacttcaactttttataATGTTACATGAAATGCACTTAGTATGTGAATACGCTTATATAATGTTGAATTAAATTCACTTAGGATGCGAATACTAAATTGTTGCGTAGCGGTGGCGGACAAGCGACGTAGAGACCAAGACGATCGAATCGAAACTGATTTGTGTGAAAGCGGACCCTTTTTCCATGGAGTGATGTGGTGTGTGTTTTAGTGTGTGGATCCTGCGCTCgcgcgtgtgggtggtgttgatgtgaAGTGTGGTGATGTCGAGGTGAGTGTGAGTGTTAATGATGGGTGCAGGTGTGGTgtggggcaggcgactaaggctcatttagccaaaactaaaaaattaaaaacaaatataggTAAGAAAACTAAATcacacgcttttaaagcatatcaaactaaaaagtgaaaaataattccttgtataaactaacaataataatgaaggaaaatttcctgcattattgtgagtgataattcgggtggtggagcacggtgctcgCTCGTTCCGTAGATGTGGTTGGCCATGGGGAAACGATCGGCGCAAATGattccacaaaattttaaataaaaaactgccAGTCTTAGGTTGCGgaattgttgaaataaatgGTCTTCCAAAGACCTTACTGGCGTCGGTGGTAACGGACGAAGTTGTATTTGGGCACTCACGGAGATTTCTGTTTCTCCACCCTGGTTGTCCCGAAACATTAGTTCGCACACTCGGCTGTCTCCACGTGCTTGCGTACGCAGTCGCAATCGTGCAATCGTGGAGGCGAGGATAACAGTGGGTGGACTGACTGGATGATCATGGCCCGCACTGTTATGAACCTCGTTGCGGTTCGAACGCTTATTAACGCGGTTGGTGATAGCGCAAGTCTTTGTTGCAAAGGTAGAGTTGTGTGCCTGTCCTTAATGATACGGCGTGCATCGGCTTGACGATGAGCGCCTCGTCCACGCCTTCACTTCGGATGGGGTGGCCGGCGGAGCGAATGGCGTTCCGCTCGGTCCGGACAATGTCGCTGAGACGAATCGAGTCTCAGTCGATCGTTGCCATGCCACCAATCCGAAAGGAAGTTACCAGCACGCCGAAGTCGGCTCGATCTTGGGCGTGTGGTATGCGGGAGAGGCATCGTTGGTCAGAGCTTTGCGAATGCTGGGCTGTTGACGTCGGTTGACATGGTTGATAGGGCTCCGAATCCGTCGTGCCAATTGTCAATGAATTTTCCTCCATTTCCTCCATCGTCGTCTTGTTCTTCGGCATCTGAACTGATGCCATGAAGCATCGTGTGGTGTGGGTTGCCGCAACGTTTTCAGCGTATTACGCTGTGGCATTCATTCTTTGAATGGCTCGACGCGAGGCAGTTGCTGCAATAGCGGTGGATCAATGTGGTCCTCAGCCTTACTTCTGGGGACATCTGCCGGAACTTTGGATACCAGCGAAGTAGATGGCTGTCTACGCATAAGGGGCAGTTGATTGTCgtcattttcaataatttcctaAACGAAAAGGAAGATTATTAACGTGTGAAtttataatatgaaattaaCATTGATTGGGTACAATGACAATCTTTCTGAGGCCGACAAATTAAGCCACGTTGAGTTTGGATGTCCACCACCCGAACTCGTTGATCCAACCCTGGATATACTTTGTTGATGCTGCCTACTCTCCATTCATTTGGAGGTAGATTTTCATCACGAACTACCACCAGGTCGTCGACTTGGACGTTCTGTTGGGAATGTTTCCATTTCTTTCGTTTCTGCAGTTCCTTTAAGTATTTGGTCTTCCATCTCTGACAAAAGTGCTGACTTAAAgcctttaattttttccattggtTTACTAATGATAGCGGTCTGTCGGTTATTTCTGGTTCTGCCAATGCATTTCTATTCCGCTGATTgctattgtgttgttgctgatgatgatgttttcgttgttgttgttgtttaggtataaaattagtaatttttacactacaaaaatgattttgtgttcgttgttgagttattgttgaatttatttttgtttcttcggaGGGAACGGAACCTGTTAAAACCCAACCGAACACAATACGTTGTGCTACGAGGGATCCGAACATTTTCGATTTTACCCCATTTACAATGATTTTCGGGTAAAGATCCGCTCCAATCAACAAGTCAACCTTTTGACTCGTATAGAAATTATTATCCGCTAAGGGGATATTGGATAACCCTTTTATAATTGAAGAGTTAATTGATCTGGATAGAAGCAGTCCAGTCAATTTTGGTGGTACGAACTCTTCCGCTTCTACTCTTAAACTTTTGTTACGGGGCGAGCCAATTGTAATCGAGCATACCAATTGAACTCGTCCTGATATGGTATTATTCAGTCCTGAAACTCGCGCGCTGACCTTTTTGCTTGCCAGATGTAAGCGTTTTTGCAGACTATTGCTTATGAAGGTGGCTTCAGATCCCGAATCAATCAGGGCTCTGACAGTAAAGGTGCTCTCGTTGTGACATATTGTCACCATGGCTGTACCTAAGAGCATACTTCGACTGGTAGGCATTTTTAATAGAGGCCACATGAGATTTAGTAGAAATCTCAGTAGTGTTTGTGCTGTCAGATATCTGAGCTATATCCTCACTCTGATCCCGGTGAATCATAGGGTGATGtctctgtttacatttattacaattaaacataCTTCTGCAATTTTTGACTTCATGTGAGTCCGATAAACAATTTAAGCAGACGTGGAGTTTTCTGACAGCATTCAATCGTGCATTAGGCTGCATCTCAATGAATCTttgacaagttttcaaaatgtgcGATTGAGATGAGCACAGtttacatttaatattgtttgttttgGCGTGAAGGGAATTGATGGGTTTGGATCCAATCCTTGACTGCAAGTTTGGAATCCGATCTTCACCATCAGCCGACTTAATCTTGGGTTGAGTACCCAAATCGACTTTGAGGTTTGATACTCTCTCAAGCGTTTTAACCCGTTTGGTTAAAAACTTGTCTAactcaacccattttgggatCTCTGAATCCGAATCCAGAGATTGTTCccaaagcgacagtgtatagtCCGGTAGTCGGATAgaacacaaatatgtaaatatggcaTCCCAGCTATCTATATTGATCCCATGTATTTGTAAAGCTGAAATGCAGCTATTAATCTCCCGCTGTAAATTTCTGAGTTCGGTCTCAGATTCTGTTGAAATGTGCGGGAgcttgaataataaatttaattgtgtgttgaCAAGCACTCGCTTGTTTTCATACCTACACAACAAATTATTCCAAGCCAATGCGAATCCGTCATGCGTCAGTGGCGCTTTCGAAACAATAGCTTTTGCTTCACCTCGCGTTTTCTGATTCAGATGGAATAACTTTTCGACTGGAGATAGCCTTGGGTTATTCccataaatggcggcaaataaATCCCTAAGTGAGGGCCATTGTAAAACAtcgccatgaaatatttctgtatcacATGGCGGTAAACTGATGGATTACCTCACGGGTTCTACCGTTTGTTGTAACCGTTCAGGTTGAATTACTGTAGAATTCGAAGTAGGGTTTTGGTTGAAAGCCGTGAGGTTGTGCATGTGTTCGCCCATCAAGGCCGCGCAACATACATTAGCGTGGTAACAGCTTGGATATTTAAGCTTAATGTCGTCAATTGAGCTTGTGTCGGAAGGATCCACTTTTGGCAAACACAACTTGTATTCTGACTTTACCTCTGCCCACAGAGATTTCAGTTCAGCTTGCTGTACTTCAAGAGAGTAGGCACTTTGGTTATTTGCTGTTGGAGTAAAAGACTTCTCAAACTCCAGTAGAGCGTCTGCAGCTGTGATAAATGTCTGATGGCTTCCATTGCGTTCGAAAATTGAAACGGAACtgcaaaaatgttgcacaaaatcggatctaaaacttgaaattaaaatttaaaaaatatttgcaaatatgttgcGAAAGTTCAAAAGTTATAGAACCAATCACGGACAAACTAGAAATTAGTAGTGCGTTGTTTCTTAATGAAGCGTGAATTTTCGAaggcacaaaaaaaattaagaaatttagtAAACTATTTTCGCAaagtattttttcgaatttaattaGAATGTGCTTGCTGGGTAATCGGCCCAATGCACTTGTACTTGCACTTGTAAATTTAGTGAAGTATTTCCTCaaagtatttttccaaaatttaatttgaatgtgcTTGCTGGGTAATCGGCCCAATGCACTTGCACGCCTAGTCTTCgaatatgtacacaaacaaaattgctttgtgcttaattactttatttaaatgcaaatacaaatacaaataaaattcacAAGCACTTATTTGATTTATATCCACTAATCACTTTCACTTTGTTCACGGGGTTATTTTAACACTACActatttgtttgttgctgtcCTTCTGGGATGGCTGCTGCGCTGCTTTGTCTTTGCTGCTCTGCCTTTGCAGTTTGCCTGTGCTGCTTTGCCGGTGCTGCTCTCCCTTTGTTGCTTAGCCTTAGCTGCTCTGCCTTTGCAGTTTTGCCTGTGCTGCTTTGCCTTTGCTGCTCTCCCTTTGTTGCTTTGCCTGTGCGTCTTTGCCTTTGCTGCTTGGCTTTCTTGCCGTCGCTCACTTCACTTGCTCCAATTTTTGATGTCGCTCACttcacttgttttaatttttgtattttgtttttttttttttttgcactggcGAAACTGCAGCTGCGTTATTGCTGCTTGCctttattgctattcgaacaATATTTGGAAAGGCAGAGTTGAGCGACTAGACTCAAATTAACCACAAGAAAACACAGAAAAAACCGAGAGAGATTGTTGACGCTCCAGACGAGGTTTGTGCGtccaagaaatttataatttttttcgaataacagtgtgtgtggtttttgtttttttttttcaaagtgaaATATTCAGTGCATTTACCAggtgtatttattgttgtacttaAAAGAAGTACAATACTACCTGCAGTCTTGTGCGTTGATTTTGTGGGTAGAgtgcaaaaaataagttttggtctccacttcacacagcacaatgggttttgtacataaatgatgCACAAATTAACCAATCTATTACCTCATAGCTTGCAGAGCACAAATCCAAAATATGTTTGGCTGTAACTTGGGTGTTGCTAAATTGGAGGGTCGCAAAAGgagagagcgcgcgcaacttttttagttagtgtttagttgcgcgctaattaaaacttcgaaaaggaagaaacgaAAAGATTATTCTGccgatacagacgtggcaaaaGATATTGGGCGGGGCGGCGTTAAcagtgagaaaagcgtggggtgctttgagacatatttttcatatatcgagcattccacgctaTTTTCACAGTTATGCAggcattttttcttcattattattgttagtttatacaaagaattatgtttcactttttagtttgatttgctttaaaagcgtgtgttttagtttttttaaactatatttattacaACATAATGCAAGATGGTAGATATAGAAGGGAAATATTTTGGAGTGAGTCGACGTACAGTACTGAAGATAAGACGGCGGTTTCAATCAAATGGGTACATTGAGGAAGAATTTTGGGTTCTACCAAAAGAAAACAATTGGCAACCAATGCTACCTGAATGAACGTTGAAACCAACATCAGTAAAATCAACCATACCACTTGCTGATCTACAATGTTGGGAGCCAGGTATTGTTCAGGGGGTActcaatgtaaaaatttttgcaaagatTTTGATAACGGCGCATTCACATGATTGTGAAGTAGCTGTTTATCTTGAGACTCATTTAGGTATGGTAGTTTGTGGAGCCCGTGAGATACAAGCCAGTATCGAAACAGGGAATTCGATGTCTTACTTTTATTGCACAAACGTTGAAGAATT
Encoded proteins:
- the LOC126766637 gene encoding uncharacterized protein LOC126766637 translates to MWPLLKMPTSRSMLLGTAMVTICHNESTFTVRALIDSGSEATFISNSLQKRLHLASKKVSARVSGLNNTISGRVQLVCSITIGSPRNKSLRVEAEEFVPPKLTGLLLSRSINSSIIKGLSNIPLADNNFYTSQKVDLLIGADLYPKIIVNGVKSKMFGSLVAQRIVFGWVLTGSVPSEETKINSTITQQRTQNHFCSVKITNFIPKQQQQRKHHHQQQHNSNQRNRNALAEPEITDRPLSLVNQWKKLKALSQHFCQRWKTKYLKELQKRKKWKHSQQNVQVDDLVVVRDENLPPNEWRVGSINKVYPGLDQRVRVVDIQTQRGLICRPQKDCHCTQSMLISYYKFTR